The following coding sequences lie in one Erythrolamprus reginae isolate rEryReg1 unplaced genomic scaffold, rEryReg1.hap1 H_3, whole genome shotgun sequence genomic window:
- the LOC139155550 gene encoding importin subunit alpha-1-like isoform X1, protein MSPTNEPADRMKKFKNKGKNVAEIRRRKIEVTIELRKARKDEQILKRRNLCLLAEDSLTPEKDEKNAGTEISLLDIVQLIESDDLFLQLKAAQAVRKMLSKHKNPPIDEVIDSGVIPKLVEFLYYHNIPNLQFESAWSLTNIASGTSEQTKAVVDANGVQGLVVLLSSPHIHLCEQSVWALGNIAGDGPICRDILISFGVIPPILSLVMPSTPVGFLRNIAWTLSNLCRNKNPHPPLEAVKQMLPTLTCLLQYKDKDIISDTCWAMSYLTNGSNHRIQIVVETGILSRLVELLFTNDLPILTPALRAVGNVVTGTDEQTQMAIDAGILSILPQLLRHSKPLIQKEAAWTLSNIAAGPCSQIQQLITCGLLPSLVEVLAQGDYKAQREGVWAVANFTMGGTVQQVGTMIRAGVLKPLLDLLSAKDSNTVLLILDCLANFFRAADRLGETEKLSLLVEELEGVEKIEALQTHENAMIYRASQALIANYFSGEEVEENGDTQSLPFGAKQEDFFNF, encoded by the exons ATGTCCCCCACAAACGAACCAGCTGACCGAATGAAAAAATTCAAGAACAAAGGCAAGAATGTTGCA GAAATCCGTAGACGGAAAATTGAAGTGACAATTGAACTCCGCAAAGCACGGAAAGATGAACAGATTTTGAAGCGAAGGAACCTCTGCCTTTTGGCTGAAGACAGCCTGACTCccgagaaagatgagaaaaacgCG GGTACCGAGATCTCTTTGTTAGATATAGTTCAGCTCATCGAGTCGGATGATCTATTCCTTCAGCTGAAAGCGGCCCAGGCAgtcag GAAGATGCTGTCCAAGCACAAGAATCCGCCCATTGATGAAGTGATAGACTCTGGAGTCATCCCAAAACTGGTGGAGTTCCTGTATTATCACAATATCCCCAACTTGCAGTTCGAGTCCGCTTGGTCCCTAACTAACATTGCTTCAGGGACCTCCGAGCAAACCAAAGCGGTGGTAGATGCCAACGGCGTTCAGGGCTTGGTTGTGCTTCTGTCttctccccacatccacctctgcGAGCAGTCCGTGTGGGCCCTCGGCAACATTGCCG GAGATGGGCCGATCTGCCGAGATATTTTGATCAGCTTCGGTGTAATCCCACCAATTCTGTCACTGGTGATGCCTTCTACTCCG GTGGGCTTCCTTCGGAACATTGCCTGGACCCTGTCCAATCTCTGCAGGAACAAGAACCCCCACCCTCCCCTGGAGGCTGTGAAGCAGATGCTGCCCACCCTCACCTGCCTCCTGCAATATAAAGACAAGGACATTATCAGCGACACCTGTTGGGCAATGTCTTACCTGACCAATGGCTCCAACCATCGAATCCAGATTGTGGTGGAAACTGGTATCCTCTCTCGCTTGGTGGAGCTCCTGTTCACCAACGACCTGCCCATTCTG ACCCCCGCTCTGCGTGCTGTGGGCAACGTGGTCACCGGGACAGACGAACAGACCCAGATGGCCATCGATGCGGGAATCTTGTCCATCTTGCCGCAGCTCCTGCGTCACTCCAAGCCTTTGATCCAAAAGGAGGCCGCCTGGACTTTGAGCAATATTGCTGCCGGACCGTGTAGCCAAATTCAGCAACTGATCACCTGTGGGCTGCTTCCTTCTCTGGTGGAGGTGCTGGCCCAG GGAGACTACAAAGCTCAAAGGGAAGGCGTTTGGGCTGTGGCCAATTTCACAATGGGCGGCACGGTGCAGCAAGTGGGGACGATGATTCGGGCCGGAGTCCTGAAACCTCTGCTCGACCTGTTGTCCGCCAAGGATAGTAACACCGTCCTTCTGATCTTGGACTGTCTCGCCAACTTCTTTCGG GCAGCTGACCGGTTGGGCGAGACGGAAAAATTGAGCCTTTTGGTGGAGGAGCTGGAAGGTGTGGAGAAGATTGAAGCTCTCCAGACTCACGAAAACGCCATGATCTATCGCGCTTCCCAAGCTCTCATTGCGAATTATTTTTCTGGAGAA GAAGTTGAAGAAAACGGAGACACTCAATCTCTGCCTTTTGGGGCCAAACAGGAGGATTTTTTCAATTTCTGA
- the LOC139155550 gene encoding importin subunit alpha-1-like isoform X2: MSPTNEPADRMKKFKNKGKNVAGTEISLLDIVQLIESDDLFLQLKAAQAVRKMLSKHKNPPIDEVIDSGVIPKLVEFLYYHNIPNLQFESAWSLTNIASGTSEQTKAVVDANGVQGLVVLLSSPHIHLCEQSVWALGNIAGDGPICRDILISFGVIPPILSLVMPSTPVGFLRNIAWTLSNLCRNKNPHPPLEAVKQMLPTLTCLLQYKDKDIISDTCWAMSYLTNGSNHRIQIVVETGILSRLVELLFTNDLPILTPALRAVGNVVTGTDEQTQMAIDAGILSILPQLLRHSKPLIQKEAAWTLSNIAAGPCSQIQQLITCGLLPSLVEVLAQGDYKAQREGVWAVANFTMGGTVQQVGTMIRAGVLKPLLDLLSAKDSNTVLLILDCLANFFRAADRLGETEKLSLLVEELEGVEKIEALQTHENAMIYRASQALIANYFSGEEVEENGDTQSLPFGAKQEDFFNF, from the exons ATGTCCCCCACAAACGAACCAGCTGACCGAATGAAAAAATTCAAGAACAAAGGCAAGAATGTTGCA GGTACCGAGATCTCTTTGTTAGATATAGTTCAGCTCATCGAGTCGGATGATCTATTCCTTCAGCTGAAAGCGGCCCAGGCAgtcag GAAGATGCTGTCCAAGCACAAGAATCCGCCCATTGATGAAGTGATAGACTCTGGAGTCATCCCAAAACTGGTGGAGTTCCTGTATTATCACAATATCCCCAACTTGCAGTTCGAGTCCGCTTGGTCCCTAACTAACATTGCTTCAGGGACCTCCGAGCAAACCAAAGCGGTGGTAGATGCCAACGGCGTTCAGGGCTTGGTTGTGCTTCTGTCttctccccacatccacctctgcGAGCAGTCCGTGTGGGCCCTCGGCAACATTGCCG GAGATGGGCCGATCTGCCGAGATATTTTGATCAGCTTCGGTGTAATCCCACCAATTCTGTCACTGGTGATGCCTTCTACTCCG GTGGGCTTCCTTCGGAACATTGCCTGGACCCTGTCCAATCTCTGCAGGAACAAGAACCCCCACCCTCCCCTGGAGGCTGTGAAGCAGATGCTGCCCACCCTCACCTGCCTCCTGCAATATAAAGACAAGGACATTATCAGCGACACCTGTTGGGCAATGTCTTACCTGACCAATGGCTCCAACCATCGAATCCAGATTGTGGTGGAAACTGGTATCCTCTCTCGCTTGGTGGAGCTCCTGTTCACCAACGACCTGCCCATTCTG ACCCCCGCTCTGCGTGCTGTGGGCAACGTGGTCACCGGGACAGACGAACAGACCCAGATGGCCATCGATGCGGGAATCTTGTCCATCTTGCCGCAGCTCCTGCGTCACTCCAAGCCTTTGATCCAAAAGGAGGCCGCCTGGACTTTGAGCAATATTGCTGCCGGACCGTGTAGCCAAATTCAGCAACTGATCACCTGTGGGCTGCTTCCTTCTCTGGTGGAGGTGCTGGCCCAG GGAGACTACAAAGCTCAAAGGGAAGGCGTTTGGGCTGTGGCCAATTTCACAATGGGCGGCACGGTGCAGCAAGTGGGGACGATGATTCGGGCCGGAGTCCTGAAACCTCTGCTCGACCTGTTGTCCGCCAAGGATAGTAACACCGTCCTTCTGATCTTGGACTGTCTCGCCAACTTCTTTCGG GCAGCTGACCGGTTGGGCGAGACGGAAAAATTGAGCCTTTTGGTGGAGGAGCTGGAAGGTGTGGAGAAGATTGAAGCTCTCCAGACTCACGAAAACGCCATGATCTATCGCGCTTCCCAAGCTCTCATTGCGAATTATTTTTCTGGAGAA GAAGTTGAAGAAAACGGAGACACTCAATCTCTGCCTTTTGGGGCCAAACAGGAGGATTTTTTCAATTTCTGA